The genomic interval TACCTCCTACCCTGGTTGTATCCATTTTGTAGTAGTATATTGtgcagcttttttaaaactaagatCGAGTGCAACACAAACGGACATTTTCTTATCTATTGCAAGACAGATTTTTGGACatcaaaattaatgaaattCTCAATTGACACAAACCAGTATGTATTCACAACAATCATAGACAGAAATTAAAACACTTTACATCTTTATCCTCTATATGaggtggttttattttgaaaaatctcagGGTCGGAACTCTCAGATAAAACTGCACAATTTATGGTCATATTTTTGCCAATATCCGTCATAAATACGTTTTAGGAtacttacaaaaaacaaaataccatTAATACATATAAATGATTGTGCAATCTGCAGATTCTAGCGTtaacgctaaaagagccattagCCATTATGGACCAGAACCCAGCGAGTCTCTccccataataataataataataataataaaaacttaatttatatttttgttgctattaagccatttgcttttatttgtgtattttttatttcaagaataattgaattataacagtgttataattttcttaatgGAACAGTTTCGACTTTCTTTTTAGTTTgacagttcctttcaaaataaatcacttcctgtgtcaaataagatcccCCTGCTGCagcacattttgaaataaaaatgcaaagaagtCAAACATGGTATTTCATATTGTTATGACTGGTCatgctttttctaaaaaaaaacatatatatatttgtgtaagTGCAAATTTATActtgaaaaatgtgattttgcaCAACAACACTGTTGTGCAACAAATGAtcagaacatgttttaaaattaatttaataataaaccaCTCTTGAGAGGAGAATAAactttttaccatcattttgctcagttttctGATATGTTCACAAAACTCACTTAACCCATTATTtatacaaattgttttttttcagagccAAAGAGCTGGAATTGAGAGATGAAAGAGCTGCATGTATCTCCAAAACCTTAGGTTGCCTCTATTCTAGCTAAAGCACCAAAAAGCACGCTATTTTTAGGAAGAACTGTCATGTTCTGTGAGCCAAGAACcttttttgaacatattttttaagggGATAAAATTTGCTAATCCCTCTTTTCAGTAGTCCGAGTAAGAGAACATTGTCTTATCTTTTGGCTCTGTTGGGATTGCATGTTGTGAGAAGGTTTCTCCTGCAGAGTCTGCCTCCATAAAGTTCatgtgaaatgtgaacggcAGCTGCAGAGTCCGGACATCATTCTTTACAtagtacatttttgaaatagTCCCTGGTGTTCAAGAGCCTCAAACATGGAGCTCATCAAAAAACCACCTGAGGAGCAAAGAGAacatttatcactttttaaaataatacatattttaaagtttatcatGTGTAGATTggtaattttaataaaattttaagatttgactagaaaataaattagaaatttttACACGTCCTCTTTATGAACTTAGAAAAAGTTGGAGAAAGTGGGCAAATCAATTTGAAAAAcgtacatatttttttgttgacataaatatcttgtggtttttttgtgcaaaaaatgaaaagcaagctaaaaaaaacaccatggagttttcattttctgtgtgaAACTAGATGATAGAAGTGCAGCTTATACATTGattcataaaatgtacaaacaaCCTTGTAGTACACTAAAtttaatagtcaaaaaagcactttaaattcaaataaaatagtcTTCGTCAGCCACCATGTATTTAAGTTGAGTCTAAAAGTCGAGAAaacataataacattttatttttctgtgtaatTGACCTGTTTATGTGGAGAATGGTTGCTATCAGGCTGCTAAGAAACACATCAGGATGCGCACAAAGTCTGTGTAATAATTCTTCCTGTAAAACGCAGAGGCCTCCGTTttgccagcagcagcagcagccgtgATAGATTCATGCGATGGCAGCAAAATTTGATTCTGGCACGCTCCGATGCTCCTGTTGTCATTGAAGCAAAAACAGTGCTCCCTGTGTGACTGGAGTTAATTTTACCGGCGCTGCACGTGCTCTGTGGAGAACAGCACAGGGGAATTCTTATTAAGGGATCAAGGACATTAAAGTCATTTCACTCTCTTGGAGTTAATAGTGTATAATTTTCCTAatgctgctttgtttttgtaCGAAGACACCGTAAGTGATGgagctgaaaaatagctttggGTTCTTTTAGTGCACTGACACAGTAACTTGACTTATTGCTTGAATTGTTGCATCTCTAAGTATCTAAAGGAGTCAAAGTTGTGGAGACTTAAGTGCATCTGTGTTTGCATTTCCCCAGGATATGCCAATGAAGTTGGGGAGGCCTTCCGTGCTTTGGTGCCAGTGAGTTTTGTATGGGGCAGCTACGCCGTGGCCACCGCGTACGTCACTGCTGATGCCGTGGATAAAGGGAAGAAAGCAGCTGCTGTAAGATCATTTGTGCCACATTATCTTGGGTTCataataatttgattaaaaaaaaactaaaaggcagtggatctgtttttgttcctcCAGGCACATGGGGACAACCCAGGGAAGACGGCCCGGGTAGCTGTTGCAGTCGTGGACACGTTTGTGTGGCAGGCTCTGGCCTCGGTGATCATCCCCGGCTTCACAATTAACCGCGTCTGCGCTGCCTCCCTGTTGGTGTTGGGAAAAACCACAAAGTGGCCGTTACCAGTTCGGAAGTGGACCACGACGGTTATCGGACTCTCCACGATCCCTTTTATCATTACTCCCATTGACAGGTTGGTATATGTccgttttttattatttttttaatgacgtATTTGACCTTTATTTATACTGCTACCACTATTTCAGGATTAAGAAATCCTATTTTCTAAGTTCATCTTAACTTTTGGGGGAAAACAGTTTCTGTCAGCCCGTACCATGCTATCAGAGATGCTTCAGTGGAGGTGAAATTAACAtgacaaacacaaaattattaaaCCAAACATTAATTGGAAGGAATTGACTCCAGGACAATCTGGGTCTGATgccaggatatttttttttttcaatttgaactttttttagtgtgtttaacatttgtgttctctttgttttttttaggtcagtGGACTTCCTGCTGGACTCCAGCCTAAGGAAGGTCTACAATGAGGGGAAGAAGCATGACTAACAGTCGTGG from Oryzias melastigma strain HK-1 linkage group LG12, ASM292280v2, whole genome shotgun sequence carries:
- the mtfp1 gene encoding mitochondrial fission process protein 1, giving the protein MDSSGETAKAVDIYRDTWVRFLGYANEVGEAFRALVPVSFVWGSYAVATAYVTADAVDKGKKAAAAHGDNPGKTARVAVAVVDTFVWQALASVIIPGFTINRVCAASLLVLGKTTKWPLPVRKWTTTVIGLSTIPFIITPIDRSVDFLLDSSLRKVYNEGKKHD